A single Opisthocomus hoazin isolate bOpiHoa1 chromosome 1, bOpiHoa1.hap1, whole genome shotgun sequence DNA region contains:
- the TMEM272 gene encoding transmembrane protein 272 isoform X2 gives MRQLLSKSVVIDDDDDDEYPWRQNAHKYYIHLTLSLFLFLWFILGNYWVFSVYLPNFIPPFHQPQDYCDKTLYIFAVGVLIISHTVLFLLIFCSCCIYCISRQRYSSEED, from the coding sequence ATGAGgcagctgctctccaagtctGTTGTGATtgatgacgatgatgatgatgaatatCCCTGGAGGCAGAATGCTCACAAGTACTACATCCATCTAaccctcagccttttcctctttctctggtTCATTCTTGGGAACtattgggttttttctgtgtACCTGCCAAATTTCATCCCACCTTTCCATCAGCCTCAGGACTACTGTGACAAAACCCTGTACATCTTTGCTGTTGGTGTTCTCATTATTAGCCATACTGTTCTCTTTCTCCTTATCTTTTGTAGCTGCTGCATATATTGTATTTCCAGGCAAAGATACTCTTCTGAGGAAGACTAA
- the TMEM272 gene encoding transmembrane protein 272 isoform X1 — translation MTAGLEKACHRCISKIASNVCFIFGLLAFLALPLSMTFTGMKFLEDCPVQPLIPLYLLVGGVIGSLKVTLLLYDSTKMRQLLSKSVVIDDDDDDEYPWRQNAHKYYIHLTLSLFLFLWFILGNYWVFSVYLPNFIPPFHQPQDYCDKTLYIFAVGVLIISHTVLFLLIFCSCCIYCISRQRYSSEED, via the exons TGTGCTTCATATTTGGGCTCCTCGCTTTCCTTGCCTTACCACTGTCCATGACTTTTACAG GAATGAAGTTTTTGGAAGATTGCCCAGTTCAACCACTAATTCCATTATATCTGTTGGTGGGTGGCGTGATTGGCAGCTTAAAG GTGACTCTTCTGCTGTACGACTCAACCAAGATGAGgcagctgctctccaagtctGTTGTGATtgatgacgatgatgatgatgaatatCCCTGGAGGCAGAATGCTCACAAGTACTACATCCATCTAaccctcagccttttcctctttctctggtTCATTCTTGGGAACtattgggttttttctgtgtACCTGCCAAATTTCATCCCACCTTTCCATCAGCCTCAGGACTACTGTGACAAAACCCTGTACATCTTTGCTGTTGGTGTTCTCATTATTAGCCATACTGTTCTCTTTCTCCTTATCTTTTGTAGCTGCTGCATATATTGTATTTCCAGGCAAAGATACTCTTCTGAGGAAGACTAA